In the genome of Pongo pygmaeus isolate AG05252 chromosome 9, NHGRI_mPonPyg2-v2.0_pri, whole genome shotgun sequence, one region contains:
- the YIF1A gene encoding protein YIF1A isoform X1 yields MAYHSGYGAHGSKHRARAAPDPPPLFDDTSGGYSSQPGGYPASGADVAFSVSHLLGDPMANVAMAYGSSIASHGKDMVHKELHRFVSVSKLKYFFAVDTAYVAKKLGLLVFPYTHQNWEVQYSRDVPLPPRQDLNAPDLYIPSVLCYPFFQEAFPDPQSKWWLPSGFPQLPVHMAFFRLPTCTADSSLSCWLHRARPIVDTQAMAFITYVLLAGMALGIQKRFSPEVLGLCASTALVWVVMEVLALLLGLYLATVRSDLSTFHLLAYSGYKYVGMILSVLTGLLFGSDGYYVALAWTSSALMYFIVRSLRTAALGPDSMGGPVPRQRLQLYLTLGAAAFQPLIIYWLTFHLVR; encoded by the exons ATGGCTTATCACTCGGGCTACGGAGCCCACG GCTCCAAGCACAGGGCCCGGGCAGCCCCGGATCCCCCTCCCCTCTTCGATGACACAAGCGGTGGTTATTCCAGCCAGCCCGGGGGATACCCAGCCTCAGGAGCAGACGTGGCCTTCAGTGTCAGCCACTTGCTTGGGGACCCAATGGCCAATGTGGCTATGGCCTATGGCAGCTCCATCGCATCCCATGGGAAGGACATGGTGCACAAGGAG cTGCACCGTTTTGTGTCTGTGAGCAAACTCAAGTATTTTTTTGCTGTGGACACAGCCTACGTGGCCAAGAAGCTAGGGCTGCTGGTCTTCCCCTACACACACCAG AACTGGGAAGTGCAGTACAGTCGTGATGTTCCTCTGCCCCCCCGGCAAGACCTTAACGCCCCTGACCTCTATATCCCCA GCGTGCTCTGTTATCCCTTCTTCCaagaagcctttcctgaccccCAGAGCAAGTGGTGGCTCCCTTCTGGGTTCCCACAACTGCCTGTCCACATGGCATTTTTCAGGCTGCCCACATGTACAGCTGACTCTTCTCTGTCCTGTTGGCTGCACAGGGCCAGGCCCATCGTGGACACCCAGG CGATGGCCTTCATTACTTACGTGCTCCTGGCTGGGATGGCACTGGGCATTCAGAAAAG GTTCTCCCCGGAGGTGCTGGGCCTGTGTGCAAGCACAGCGCTGGTGTGGGTGGTGATGGAGGTGCTGGCCCTGCTCCTGGGCCTCTACCTGGCCACCGTGCGCAGTGACCTGAGCACCTTTCACCTGCTGGCCTACAGTGGCTACAAATACGTGGG AATGATCCTCAGTGTGCTCACGGGGCTGCTGTTCGGCAGCGATGGCTACTACGTGGCGCTGGCCTGGACCTCATCGGCGCTCATGTACTTCATT GTGCGCTCTTTGCGGACAGCAGCCCTGGGCCCCGACAGCATGGGGGGCCCCGTCCCCCGGCAGCGTCTCCAGCTCTACCTGACTCTGGGAGCTGCAGCCTTCCAGCCCCTCATCATATACTGGCTGACTTTCCACCTGGTCCGGTGA
- the TMEM151A gene encoding transmembrane protein 151A, with amino-acid sequence MPEDGAGDGGEVPALIPDGEPLREEQRPLKQSLGSSLCRESHWKCLLLTLLIHACGAVVAWCRLATVPRLVLGPEAALARGAGDPPPTYPASPCSDGYLYIPLAFVSLLYLLYLAECWHCHVRSCQAPRTDAHTVLALIRRLQQAPPCVWWKATSYHYVRRTRQITRYRNGDAYTTTQVYHERADSRTARGEFDYSAHGVRDVSKELVGLAEHAATRLRFTKCFSFGSAEAEASYLTQRARFFSANEGLDDYLEAREGMHLKDVDFRESLMVFADPRSPPWYARAWVFWLVSAATLSWPLRVVAAYGTAHVHYQVEKLFGASSPPPGAVPSGPPLSRVATVDFTELEWHICSNRQLVPSYSEAVVMGAGSGAYLRGCQRCRRSVSSNSLPPARPSGPRLPFSRSRLSLGAGGRATPGVFRSLSGGPLGRRGEDTEPLESPPCYEDALYFPVLIVHGDSGCQGDGQGAL; translated from the exons ATGCCCGAGGACGGCGCTGGCGACGGCGGGGAGGTGCCCGCGCTCATCCCGGACGGCGAGCCGCTGCGGGAAGAG CAGCGGCCCCTGAAACAGTCCCTGGGAAGCTCCCTGTGCCGCGAGTCGCACTGGAAGTGCCTGCTCCTCACGCTGCTCATCCACGCCTGCGGGGCCGTGGTGGCCTGGTGTCGCCTGGCCACAGTGCCGCGGCTGGTCCTGGGGCCCGAGGCCGCCTTGGCCCGGGGAGCCGGGGACCCGCCACCGACCTACCCAGCCAGCCCCTGCTCCGATGGCTACCTGTACATCCCGCTGGCCTTCGTCTCCCTCCTCTACCTCCTCTACCTGGCTGAGTGCTGGCATTGTCACGTGCGGTCCTGCCAGGCGCCACGCACCGACGCCCACACGGTGCTGGCGCTGATCCGCCGGCTGCAGCAGGCGCCGCCGTGCGTCTGGTGGAAGGCCACCAGCTACCACTACGTGCGGCGCACCCGCCAGATCACGCGCTACCGCAACGGCGACGCCTACACCACCACGCAGGTGTACCATGAGCGCGCCGACAGCCGCACGGCCCGCGGTGAGTTTGACTACTCGGCGCACGGCGTCCGCGACGTCTCCAAGGAGCTGGTGGGGCTGGCGGAGCACGCGGCCACGCGGCTGCGCTTCACCAAGTGCTTCAGCTTCGGCAGCGCGGAGGCCGAGGCCTCGTACCTCACTCAGCGGGCGCGCTTCTTCAGCGCCAACGAGGGCCTGGACGACTACCTGGAGGCGCGCGAGGGCATGCACCTGAAGGACGTGGACTTCCGCGAGTCGCTCATGGTCTTCGCCGACCCCCGCAGCCCGCCCTGGTACGCGCGTGCCTGGGTCTTCTGGCTCGTGTCGGCGGCCACGCTGTCGTGGCCCCTGCGCGTCGTGGCCGCCTATGGCACCGCTCACGTGCACTACCAGGTGGAGAAGCTCTTTGGCGCCAGCTCGCCCCCGCCGGGGGCCGTGCCCAGCGGGCCCCCGCTGTCCCGCGTGGCCACAGTGGACTTCACCGAGCTCGAGTGGCACATCTGCTCCAACCGGCAGCTGGtgcccagctactcggaggccgTGGTCATGGGCGCGGGCTCGGGCGCCTACCTCAGAGGCTGCCAGCGCTGCCGCCGCTCCGTCAGCAGCAACTCGCTGCCCCCCGCCCGGCCCAGCGGGCCCCGCCTGCCCTTCAGCCGCAGCCGCCTCTCGCTGGGCGCTGGCGGCCGGGCCACGCCAGGGGTCTTCCGCAGCCTGAGCGGGGGGCCGCTGGGGCGCCGTGGAGAGGACACGGAACCCCTCGAGAGCCCGCCCTGCTATGAGGACGCCCTCTACTTCCCGGTGCTCATTGTCCACGGAGACAGCGGCTGCCAGGGGGATGGGCAGGGTGCGCTCTGA
- the YIF1A gene encoding protein YIF1A isoform X3, protein MAYHSGYGAHGSKHRARAAPDPPPLFDDTSGGYSSQPGGYPASGADVAFSVSHLLGDPMANVAMAYGSSIASHGKDMVHKELHRFVSVSKLKYFFAVDTAYVAKKLGLLVFPYTHQNWEVQYSRDVPLPPRQDLNAPDLYIPSVLCYPFFQEAFPDPQSKWWLPSGFPQLPVHMAFFRLPTCTADSSLSCWLHRARPIVDTQAMAFITYVLLAGMALGIQKRMILSVLTGLLFGSDGYYVALAWTSSALMYFIVRSLRTAALGPDSMGGPVPRQRLQLYLTLGAAAFQPLIIYWLTFHLVR, encoded by the exons ATGGCTTATCACTCGGGCTACGGAGCCCACG GCTCCAAGCACAGGGCCCGGGCAGCCCCGGATCCCCCTCCCCTCTTCGATGACACAAGCGGTGGTTATTCCAGCCAGCCCGGGGGATACCCAGCCTCAGGAGCAGACGTGGCCTTCAGTGTCAGCCACTTGCTTGGGGACCCAATGGCCAATGTGGCTATGGCCTATGGCAGCTCCATCGCATCCCATGGGAAGGACATGGTGCACAAGGAG cTGCACCGTTTTGTGTCTGTGAGCAAACTCAAGTATTTTTTTGCTGTGGACACAGCCTACGTGGCCAAGAAGCTAGGGCTGCTGGTCTTCCCCTACACACACCAG AACTGGGAAGTGCAGTACAGTCGTGATGTTCCTCTGCCCCCCCGGCAAGACCTTAACGCCCCTGACCTCTATATCCCCA GCGTGCTCTGTTATCCCTTCTTCCaagaagcctttcctgaccccCAGAGCAAGTGGTGGCTCCCTTCTGGGTTCCCACAACTGCCTGTCCACATGGCATTTTTCAGGCTGCCCACATGTACAGCTGACTCTTCTCTGTCCTGTTGGCTGCACAGGGCCAGGCCCATCGTGGACACCCAGG CGATGGCCTTCATTACTTACGTGCTCCTGGCTGGGATGGCACTGGGCATTCAGAAAAG AATGATCCTCAGTGTGCTCACGGGGCTGCTGTTCGGCAGCGATGGCTACTACGTGGCGCTGGCCTGGACCTCATCGGCGCTCATGTACTTCATT GTGCGCTCTTTGCGGACAGCAGCCCTGGGCCCCGACAGCATGGGGGGCCCCGTCCCCCGGCAGCGTCTCCAGCTCTACCTGACTCTGGGAGCTGCAGCCTTCCAGCCCCTCATCATATACTGGCTGACTTTCCACCTGGTCCGGTGA
- the YIF1A gene encoding protein YIF1A isoform X6: protein MAYHSGYGAHGSKHRARAAPDPPPLFDDTSGGYSSQPGGYPASGADVAFSVSHLLGDPMANVAMAYGSSIASHGKDMVHKELHRFVSVSKLKYFFAVDTAYVAKKLGLLVFPYTHQNWEVQYSRDVPLPPRQDLNAPDLYIPTMAFITYVLLAGMALGIQKRMILSVLTGLLFGSDGYYVALAWTSSALMYFIVRSLRTAALGPDSMGGPVPRQRLQLYLTLGAAAFQPLIIYWLTFHLVR from the exons ATGGCTTATCACTCGGGCTACGGAGCCCACG GCTCCAAGCACAGGGCCCGGGCAGCCCCGGATCCCCCTCCCCTCTTCGATGACACAAGCGGTGGTTATTCCAGCCAGCCCGGGGGATACCCAGCCTCAGGAGCAGACGTGGCCTTCAGTGTCAGCCACTTGCTTGGGGACCCAATGGCCAATGTGGCTATGGCCTATGGCAGCTCCATCGCATCCCATGGGAAGGACATGGTGCACAAGGAG cTGCACCGTTTTGTGTCTGTGAGCAAACTCAAGTATTTTTTTGCTGTGGACACAGCCTACGTGGCCAAGAAGCTAGGGCTGCTGGTCTTCCCCTACACACACCAG AACTGGGAAGTGCAGTACAGTCGTGATGTTCCTCTGCCCCCCCGGCAAGACCTTAACGCCCCTGACCTCTATATCCCCA CGATGGCCTTCATTACTTACGTGCTCCTGGCTGGGATGGCACTGGGCATTCAGAAAAG AATGATCCTCAGTGTGCTCACGGGGCTGCTGTTCGGCAGCGATGGCTACTACGTGGCGCTGGCCTGGACCTCATCGGCGCTCATGTACTTCATT GTGCGCTCTTTGCGGACAGCAGCCCTGGGCCCCGACAGCATGGGGGGCCCCGTCCCCCGGCAGCGTCTCCAGCTCTACCTGACTCTGGGAGCTGCAGCCTTCCAGCCCCTCATCATATACTGGCTGACTTTCCACCTGGTCCGGTGA
- the YIF1A gene encoding protein YIF1A isoform X4 — MAYHSGYGAHGSKHRARAAPDPPPLFDDTSGGYSSQPGGYPASGADVAFSVSHLLGDPMANVAMAYGSSIASHGKDMVHKELHRFVSVSKLKYFFAVDTAYVAKKLGLLVFPYTHQNWEVQYSRDVPLPPRQDLNAPDLYIPTMAFITYVLLAGMALGIQKRFSPEVLGLCASTALVWVVMEVLALLLGLYLATVRSDLSTFHLLAYSGYKYVGMILSVLTGLLFGSDGYYVALAWTSSALMYFIVRSLRTAALGPDSMGGPVPRQRLQLYLTLGAAAFQPLIIYWLTFHLVR, encoded by the exons ATGGCTTATCACTCGGGCTACGGAGCCCACG GCTCCAAGCACAGGGCCCGGGCAGCCCCGGATCCCCCTCCCCTCTTCGATGACACAAGCGGTGGTTATTCCAGCCAGCCCGGGGGATACCCAGCCTCAGGAGCAGACGTGGCCTTCAGTGTCAGCCACTTGCTTGGGGACCCAATGGCCAATGTGGCTATGGCCTATGGCAGCTCCATCGCATCCCATGGGAAGGACATGGTGCACAAGGAG cTGCACCGTTTTGTGTCTGTGAGCAAACTCAAGTATTTTTTTGCTGTGGACACAGCCTACGTGGCCAAGAAGCTAGGGCTGCTGGTCTTCCCCTACACACACCAG AACTGGGAAGTGCAGTACAGTCGTGATGTTCCTCTGCCCCCCCGGCAAGACCTTAACGCCCCTGACCTCTATATCCCCA CGATGGCCTTCATTACTTACGTGCTCCTGGCTGGGATGGCACTGGGCATTCAGAAAAG GTTCTCCCCGGAGGTGCTGGGCCTGTGTGCAAGCACAGCGCTGGTGTGGGTGGTGATGGAGGTGCTGGCCCTGCTCCTGGGCCTCTACCTGGCCACCGTGCGCAGTGACCTGAGCACCTTTCACCTGCTGGCCTACAGTGGCTACAAATACGTGGG AATGATCCTCAGTGTGCTCACGGGGCTGCTGTTCGGCAGCGATGGCTACTACGTGGCGCTGGCCTGGACCTCATCGGCGCTCATGTACTTCATT GTGCGCTCTTTGCGGACAGCAGCCCTGGGCCCCGACAGCATGGGGGGCCCCGTCCCCCGGCAGCGTCTCCAGCTCTACCTGACTCTGGGAGCTGCAGCCTTCCAGCCCCTCATCATATACTGGCTGACTTTCCACCTGGTCCGGTGA
- the YIF1A gene encoding protein YIF1A isoform X2 has translation MAYHSGYGAHGSKHRARAAPDPPPLFDDTSGGYSSQPGGYPASGADVAFSVSHLLGDPMANVAMAYGSSIASHGKDMVHKELHRFVSVSKLKYFFAVDTAYVAKKLGLLVFPYTHQNWEVQYSRDVPLPPRQDLNAPDLYIPSVLCYPFFQEAFPDPQSKWWLPSGFPQLPVHMAFFRLPTCTADSSLSCWLHRARPIVDTQAMAFITYVLLAGMALGIQKRMILSVLTGLLFGSDGYYVALAWTSSALMYFIVSLAHPPIPLLSLEGKPPPPGQASALLSSRCALCGQQPWAPTAWGAPSPGSVSSST, from the exons ATGGCTTATCACTCGGGCTACGGAGCCCACG GCTCCAAGCACAGGGCCCGGGCAGCCCCGGATCCCCCTCCCCTCTTCGATGACACAAGCGGTGGTTATTCCAGCCAGCCCGGGGGATACCCAGCCTCAGGAGCAGACGTGGCCTTCAGTGTCAGCCACTTGCTTGGGGACCCAATGGCCAATGTGGCTATGGCCTATGGCAGCTCCATCGCATCCCATGGGAAGGACATGGTGCACAAGGAG cTGCACCGTTTTGTGTCTGTGAGCAAACTCAAGTATTTTTTTGCTGTGGACACAGCCTACGTGGCCAAGAAGCTAGGGCTGCTGGTCTTCCCCTACACACACCAG AACTGGGAAGTGCAGTACAGTCGTGATGTTCCTCTGCCCCCCCGGCAAGACCTTAACGCCCCTGACCTCTATATCCCCA GCGTGCTCTGTTATCCCTTCTTCCaagaagcctttcctgaccccCAGAGCAAGTGGTGGCTCCCTTCTGGGTTCCCACAACTGCCTGTCCACATGGCATTTTTCAGGCTGCCCACATGTACAGCTGACTCTTCTCTGTCCTGTTGGCTGCACAGGGCCAGGCCCATCGTGGACACCCAGG CGATGGCCTTCATTACTTACGTGCTCCTGGCTGGGATGGCACTGGGCATTCAGAAAAG AATGATCCTCAGTGTGCTCACGGGGCTGCTGTTCGGCAGCGATGGCTACTACGTGGCGCTGGCCTGGACCTCATCGGCGCTCATGTACTTCATTGTGAGTCTGGCGCACCCCCCCATTCCCCTGCTTTCACTTGAGGGCAAACCTCCCCCTCCTGGCCAGGCTTCAGCTCTCCTTTCTTCCAGGTGCGCTCTTTGCGGACAGCAGCCCTGGGCCCCGACAGCATGGGGGGCCCCGTCCCCCGGCAGCGTCTCCAGCTCTACCTGA
- the YIF1A gene encoding protein YIF1A isoform X5, translated as MAYHSGYGAHGSKHRARAAPDPPPLFDDTSGGYSSQPGGYPASGADVAFSVSHLLGDPMANVAMAYGSSIASHGKDMVHKELHRFVSVSKLKYFFAVDTAYVAKKLGLLVFPYTHQNWEVQYSRDVPLPPRQDLNAPDLYIPTMAFITYVLLAGMALGIQKRMILSVLTGLLFGSDGYYVALAWTSSALMYFIVSLAHPPIPLLSLEGKPPPPGQASALLSSRCALCGQQPWAPTAWGAPSPGSVSSST; from the exons ATGGCTTATCACTCGGGCTACGGAGCCCACG GCTCCAAGCACAGGGCCCGGGCAGCCCCGGATCCCCCTCCCCTCTTCGATGACACAAGCGGTGGTTATTCCAGCCAGCCCGGGGGATACCCAGCCTCAGGAGCAGACGTGGCCTTCAGTGTCAGCCACTTGCTTGGGGACCCAATGGCCAATGTGGCTATGGCCTATGGCAGCTCCATCGCATCCCATGGGAAGGACATGGTGCACAAGGAG cTGCACCGTTTTGTGTCTGTGAGCAAACTCAAGTATTTTTTTGCTGTGGACACAGCCTACGTGGCCAAGAAGCTAGGGCTGCTGGTCTTCCCCTACACACACCAG AACTGGGAAGTGCAGTACAGTCGTGATGTTCCTCTGCCCCCCCGGCAAGACCTTAACGCCCCTGACCTCTATATCCCCA CGATGGCCTTCATTACTTACGTGCTCCTGGCTGGGATGGCACTGGGCATTCAGAAAAG AATGATCCTCAGTGTGCTCACGGGGCTGCTGTTCGGCAGCGATGGCTACTACGTGGCGCTGGCCTGGACCTCATCGGCGCTCATGTACTTCATTGTGAGTCTGGCGCACCCCCCCATTCCCCTGCTTTCACTTGAGGGCAAACCTCCCCCTCCTGGCCAGGCTTCAGCTCTCCTTTCTTCCAGGTGCGCTCTTTGCGGACAGCAGCCCTGGGCCCCGACAGCATGGGGGGCCCCGTCCCCCGGCAGCGTCTCCAGCTCTACCTGA